One window of Dysidea avara chromosome 11, odDysAvar1.4, whole genome shotgun sequence genomic DNA carries:
- the LOC136238727 gene encoding uncharacterized protein, translated as MMAASKKQTQKKYDDKYIEKIMNKVPEGRLQLLMIAVPKISHCWKEIGIQLHFTREELETIDRGIHPQNVEDCCKEMLLLWKDQTKASADILIYAIKEAGNAAYAEDLKKEVARKVDILDDTYLTNKVTRRIAVDWDDVGLYLKIKDSDLSTIRACTNPVGARCKEMLRQWLQRDESDPNKSPTWKNMYRAMMELQMVRAGEQLQDDIIQSAPDIN; from the exons AGAAAATCATGAACAAAGTTCCAGAAGGTCGACTGCAACTGCTAATGATTGCTGTCCCTAAGATCTCACATTGCTGGAAGGAGATTGGCATTCAACTACATTTTACTAGGGAAGAGTTAGAAACTATTGATAGAGGTATTCACCCACAGAATGTAGAAGACTGCTGCAAAGAAATGTTACTACTGTGGAAGGACCAAACCAAAGCTAGTGCTGACATTCTTATTTATGCTATAAAAGAGGCAGGGAATGCTGCCTATGCTGAAGATCTTAAAAAAG AGGTGGCCAGAAAAGTAGACATCTTAGATGACACATATCTTACTAACAAGGTGACAAGGAGGATAGCTGTCGACTGGGATGATGTGGGCCTGTATCTGAAAATTAAGGACAGTGATTTAAGCACTATTAGAGCATGCACAAATCCAGTTGGTGCCAGATGCAAAGAAATGTTACGTCAGTGGCTCCAAAGGGATGAGAGTGATCCTAACAAGAGTCCAACTTGGAAAAATATGTATAGGGCCATGATGGAACTGCAGATGGTAAGAGCAGGTGAACAGTTGCAAGATGACATTATTCAGAGTGCTCCAGATATTAATTAA
- the LOC136238511 gene encoding von Willebrand factor A domain-containing protein 5A-like: MEGLVSDKKTVLPLKDISVQVKVKGYLVGVSSTLNYSNDTSNPLEVTFRFPLEESFAVVGLEAIIDGRKVKATVQEKEKARDMYDDAITSGLTAAYAEEKTGDIFSLSLGNLPSGSEAEIKLRMVGELPIEADGRVRFTLPSVLKPRYTPEVSSDPLAATQNPSVKQASVAGLFNFQLCIDGAKRVGEVSSPTHQLKTEEALDFVNVCIAGEGPVRGDVTILIGYKDPHEPMAMVEAAIEGSKTKEMKSKAVMLTFFPKFSGLEEAACEFIFVVDRSGSMRGSYIKSASETLVLFLKSIPQGCFFNIISFGSRYESFFPSSTSYNQETMEKATQFAQELRADMGGTELLTPLQYIFKQQSKSSGLPRQVFILTDGSVSNTSSVISEVRKNCHSTRCFTFGIGSGASSALVRGIARAGNGSAEFIADNERMQSKVIRSLKKALQPSANSITVTFDLPGSYEVKVVPDKIPSIYNGEKTVIYGLLMDKSGGKGRDGLMCKAMLSGDILGKKFKFEIPFNLPEQQAKEHASIIHQLVAKVMIQEWQDDGEPYEERHKKEIIELSCDASVVSRYTAYIAVDEAQNKPISGSMQSYELTASGRSRMARGFGGGGRGGLRNKNARACSAPNPGGVMLFRSRKAAPKKKAGKAKDYEFEEDDDSDAEELSLPPLSKSSASSAPPPPKQSDPSFIVSLQQFDGSWLLNDKLASVVSKSVEELKSCCPVSCDVTMIANIWATLVVIELLKKKYPSMLEELELVIMKAEQWVGKQVLPSGVDLAVLKDSASKIV; encoded by the exons ATGGAGGGTTTAGTCTCTGACAAGAAAACGGTTCTTCCACTCAAGGATATTTCAGTACAGGTAAAGGTGAAAGGTTATCTGGTTGGAGTCTCGTCCACTCTAAACTACTCCAATGACACGAGTAATCCTCTGGAAGTGACGTTCCGATTTCCTCTGGAGGAATCATTTGCTGTGGTGGGGTTGGAAGCGATCATTGATGGTAGGAAAGTGAAGGCCACAGTGCAAGAGAAAGAGAAGGCGAGGGATATGTATGACGATGCGATCACTAGTGGATTAACTGCAGCATATGCTGAAGAGAAGACTGGAGATATCTTTAGCTTAAGTCTGGGTAACCTTCCATCGGGAAGTGAGGCGGAGATCAAGCTTAGAATGGTTGGAGAACTACCAATCGAGGCAGATGGACGAGTGAGGTTTACTTTACCATCAGTGTTAAAACCACGCTACACTCCAGAAGTATCAAGTGATCCACTAGCTGCTACACAGAACCCTAGTGTAAAGCAGGCATCTGTTGCTGGGCTGTTCAATTTTCAATTGTGCATAGACGGAGCCAAGAGAGTTGGTGAAGTGTCTTCACCCACTCATCAGCTAAAAACAGAAGAAGCATTGGACTTTGTGAACGTATGCATAGCTGGGGAGGGTCCTGTAAGAGGAGATGTTACAATATTGATTGGATACAAAGATCCTCATGAGCCGATGGCAATGGTAGAAGCAGCAATAGAGGGGAGCAAGACAAAAGAGATGAAGAGTAAAGCAGTGATGCTAACATTTTTTCCAAAGTTTTCTGGCTTAGAGGAGGCAGCTTGTGAGTTCATCTTTGTAGTTGATCGCAGTGGTAGCATGAGAGGTTCTTACATTAAGAGTGCTTCAGAAACACTAGTATTGTTTCTAAAGAGTATTCCACAAGGTTGTTTCTTCAACATTATCAGTTTTGGATCTCGGTATGAATCATTCTTTCCATCAAGTACATCCTATAACCAGGAGACAATGGAGAAAGCTACTCAGTTTGCTCAGGAGCTGAGGGCCGATATGGGTGGTACAGAACTCCTTACTCCACTACAGTACATATTCAAACAACAATCAAAGTCATCAGGTCTCCCCCGACAAGTGTTCATTTTGACAGATGGTTCTGTTAGCAACACAAGTAGTGTGATCAGTGAAGTGAGGAAGAACTGTCACAGTACAAG GTGTTTCACATTTGGTATTGGATCAGGAGCATCAAGTGCTCTAGTGAGGGGTATTGCTCGAGCTGGTAATGGATCAGCAGAATTTATTGCTGATAACGAAAGAATGCAGTCAAAG GTAATTCGCAGTCTCAAAAAAGCACTACAACCTTCAGCTAATAGCATCACTGTCACATTTGATCTTCCTGGTAGCTATGAGGTGAAGGTGGTACCAGATAAGATTCCCAGTATCTACAATGGCGAGAAGACTGTTATTTATGGTCTTCTGATGGACAAATCAGGTGGCAAAGGAAGAGATGGGTTGATGTGCAAAGCAATGTTGAGTGGTGATATACTTGGAAAGAAGTTTAAATTTGAAATTCCATTTAATTTGCCAGAACAACAGGCAAAGGAACATGCATCAATAATTCACCAGTTAGTAGCAAAGGTGATGATCCAGGAGTGGCAGGATGATGGGGAGCCATACGAGGAGAGACACAAGAAGGAGATCATAGAATTGAGCTGTGATGCAAGTGTGGTGTCCAGGTATACTGCTTATATAGCAGTGGATGAGGCCCAGAACAAACCAATATCAGGAAGTATGCAGAGCTATGAACTGACTGCTAGTGGGAGAAGTCGTATGGCTCGTGGCTTTGGTGGAGGTGGACGGGGAGGACTGAGAAATAAGAATGCAAGAGCATGTTCTGCACCGAACCCTGGAGGAGTCATGTTGTTTAGGTCTAGAAAAGCAGCACCCAAAAAGAAAGCTGGTAAGGCTAAAGATTATGAAtttgaagaagatgatgactCCGACGCAGAGGAACTTTCCTTACCTCCACTGTCAAAGTCTTCAGCTTCATCAGCCCCACCCCCTCCCAAACAGTCTGATCCCAGCTTTATTGTTAGCCTACAACAATTTGATGGTTCATGGCTACTGAATGATAAGTTAGCTAGTGTTGTGTCCAAGTCAGTTGAGGAGCTGAAGAGTTGTTGTCCAGTTTCCTGTGATGTCACCATGATAGCAAACATCTGGGCCACACTAGTTGTGATTGAGTTGTTGAAGAAGAAGTATCCTTCAATGTTGGAGGAGTTAGAGTTGGTTATTATGAAGGCTGAGCAGTGGGTTGGTAAACAAGTGTTACCTTCTGGTGTAGACCTTGCTGTACTGAAGGATAGTGCTAGTAAAATAGTGTGA